Proteins from one Panicum virgatum strain AP13 chromosome 7K, P.virgatum_v5, whole genome shotgun sequence genomic window:
- the LOC120639473 gene encoding DNA-directed RNA polymerase subunit beta-like yields the protein MRICYKINSDRLLAVYNMRFKKLSVEYPQTLVTPTSTSILLITTYETFFGTYPLSQVFDQTNPLTQTVHGRKVSCLGPGGLTGRTASFRSRDIHPSHYGRICPIDTSEGINVGLNGSLAIHARIDHWWGSIESPFYEISEKAKEKKERQVVYLSPNRDEYYMIAARNSLSLNQGIQEEQVVPARYRQELLTIAWEQIHVRSIFPFQYFSIGGSLIPFIEHNDANRALMSSNMQRQAVPLSRSEKYIVGTGLERQIALDSRVSVIAEREEKIISSDSHKILLSSSWKTISIPLVAHRRSNKNTCLHQKPRVPQGKSIKKGKF from the coding sequence ATGCGGATCTGTTACAAGATCAATTCGGACAGGCTCTTGGCCGTTTACAACATGCGGTTCAAAAAACTATCCGTAGAGTATCCACAAACTTTGGTAACTCCAACTTCAACTTCGATTTTATTAATAACTACTTATGAGACCTTTTTTGGCACATATCCCTTATCTCAAGTTTTTGATCAAACCAATCCATTGACACAAACAGTTCATGGGCGAAAAGTGAGTTGTTTGGGTCCTGGAGGATTGACGGGGAGAACTGCAAGTTTTCGGAGCCGAGATATTCATCCGAGTCACTATGGGCGTATTTGTCCAATTGACACGTCCGAAGGAATCAATGTTGGACTTAACGGATCATTAGCTATTCATGCGAGAATTGATCACTGGTGGGGATCTATAGAGAGCCCGTTTTATGAAATATCTGAgaaggcaaaagaaaaaaaagagagacaggTGGTTTATTTATCACCAAATAGAGATGAATATTATATGATAGCAGCAAGAAATTCTTTGTCCTTGAATCAGGGTATTCAGGAAGAACAGGTTGTTCCAGCTAGATACCGTCAAGAATTACTGACTATTGCATGGGAACAGATTCATGTTAGAAGTATTTTCCCTTTCCAATATTTTTCTATTGGGGGTTCTCTCATTCCTTTTATTGAGCATAATGATGCGAATCGGGCTTTAATGAGTTCTAATATGCAACGCCAAGCAGTTCCACTTTCTCGGTCTGAGAAGTACATTGTTGGAACTGGATTGGAACGCCAAATAGCTCTAGATTCGAGGGTTTCCGTTATAGCCGAACGCGAGGAAAAGATCATTTCTAGTGATAGTCATAAGATCCTTTTATCAAGTAGTTGGAAAACCATAAGTATTCCTTTAGTTGCCCATCGGCGCTCTAACAAAAATACTTGTTTGCACCAAAAACCTCGGGTGCCGCAGGGTAAATCCATTAAAAAGGGCAAATTTTAG
- the LOC120639470 gene encoding ATP synthase subunit alpha, chloroplastic yields the protein MSGELVEFAEGTRGIALNLESKNVGIVLTGDGLMIQEGSFVKATGRIARIPVSEAYLGRVINALAKPIDGRGEIVASESRLIESPAPGIISRNSVYEPLQTGLIDIDSMIPIGRGQRELIIGDRQTGKTAVATDTILNQKGQDVICVCVAIGQRASSVAQVVTTFHEEGAMEYTIVVAEMVDSPATLQYLAPYTGAALAEYFMYRKRHTLIIYDDLSKQAQAYRQMSLLLRPPGREAYLGNVFYLHSRLLERAAKLNSLLGEGSMTALPIVETQSGDVSAYIPTNVISITDGQIFLSADLFNA from the coding sequence ATGTCAGGTGAATTAGTTGAATTTGCAGAAGGGACGAGAGGTATTGCTCTGAATTTGGAATCAAAAAATGTTGGAATTGTATTAACGGGCGATGGGTTGATGATACAAGAGGGAAGTTTTGTAAAAGCAACAGGAAGAATTGCTCGGATACCCGTGAGCGAGGCTTACTTGGGTCGTGTTATAAATGCTCTCGCTAAACCTATTGATGGGAGAGGCGAAATTGTTGCTTCGGAATCTCGCTTAATTGAATCTCCTGCTCCGGGTATAATTTCTAGGAATTCCGTATATGAACCCCTTCAAACAGGGCTTATTGATATCGATTCAATGATCCCCATAGGGCGCGGCCAGCGAGAGTTAATTATTGGGGACAGACAAACTGGAAAAACAGCAGTAGCCACAGATACAATTCTCAATCAAAAAGGGCAAGATGTAATATGTGTTTGTGTAGCTATCGGTCAAAGAGCATCCTCCGTGGCTCAAGTGGTAACTACTTTCCACGAAGAGGGGGCCATGGAATACACTATTGTAGTAGCTGAAATGGTGGATTCACCCGCTACATTACAATATCTCGCTCCTTATACGGGAGCAGCCCTGGCTGAGTATTTTATGTACCGCAAACGGCATACCTTAATAATTTATGATGATCTCTCCAAACAGGCACAAGCTTATCGCCAAATGTCCCTTCTATTAAGACCCCCCGGCCGCGAAGCTTATCTGGGGAATGTTTTTTATTTGCATTCACGCCTTTTAGAAAGAGCCGCTAAATTAAATTCTCTTTTAGGCGAAGGGAGTATGACCGCTTTACCAATAGTGGAGACTCAATCTGGAGACGTTTCTGCCTATATTCCTACGAATGTAATCTCAATTACAGATGGACAAATATTCTTATCCGCGGATCTATTCAATGCCTGA
- the LOC120639469 gene encoding DNA-directed RNA polymerase subunit beta''-like, producing MHWSTDVYHVPEYQYGNLHRLPKTSHLWILSVSMCRSSIASFSLQMDQDQMNTYSFSVHGRDIFDLSMANDQVSHRLLDTFGKKDREILDYLMPDRIVSNGHWNFVCPSILQDNSNLLAKKRRNGFVVPLQYHQEQEKELISCLGISIEIPFMGVLRRNTIFTYFEDPRYRKDKRGSGIVKFRYRTLEEEYRSREGEYRTREEDYRTREEDSEEEYESTENEHRIREGEGRYEILEDEYRTLEDEYETLEDEYGILEDEYRTLEKDSEEEYGSPENEYKTREGEGEYEILEDKYRALEEDSEEEYGSSEDGSEKEYGTLEEDSEEDSEDEYGSPEEDSILKKRVLLSIEEQKNLV from the coding sequence ATGCACTGGAGTACTGATGTTTACCATGTGCCCGAATATCAATATGGTAATCTTCATCGATTACCAAAAACAAGCCATTTATGGATATTGTCAGTAAGTATGTGCAGATCCAGTATAGCATCCTTTTCGCTCCAAATGGATCAAGATCAAATGAATACTTATTCTTTTTCTGTTCATGGAAGAGATATCTTTGACCTATCAATGGCTAATGATCAAGTAAGCCATAGACTCTTGGATACTTTTGGTAAAAAAGATAGGGAAATTCTTGATTATTTAATGCCAGATCGAATCGTGTCCAACGGTCATTGGAATTTTGTCTGTCCTTCTATTCTTCAAGATAACTCGAATTTGTTGGCAAAAAAGCGAAGAAATGGGTTCGTCGTTCCATTACAATATCATCAAGAACAAGAGAAAGAGCTAATATCCTGTTTGGGTATTTCAATTGAAATACCCTTTATGGGTGTTTTACGTAGAAATACTATTTTTACTTATTTTGAGGATCCACGATACAGAAAAGATAAAAGGGGTTCAGGAATTGTGAAATTTAGATATAGGACCCTAGAGGAAGAATATCGGTCCCGAGAGGGAGAGTATAGGACTCGAGAGGAAGATTATAGGACTCGAGAGGAAGACTCAGAGGAAGAATATGAGAGCACAGAGAATGAACATAGGATCCGAGAGGGAGAGGGCAGATATGAAATCCTAGAAGATGAATATAGAACTCTAGAGGACGAATATGAAACCCTAGAAGATGAATATGGGATCTTAGAGGACGAATATAGGACTCTAGAGAAAGACTCAGAGGAAGAATATGGTAGCCCAGAGAATGAATATAAGACCCGAGAGGGAGAGGGCGAATATGAAATCCTAGAAGACAAATATAGGGCTCTAGAGGAAGACTCAGAAGAAGAATATGGgagctctgaagatggctcagAAAAGGAATATGGGACTTTAGAAGAAGACTCAGAGGAAGACTCAGAAGACGAATATGGGAGCCCGGAGGAAGATTCCATCTTAAAAAAGAGGGTTTTATTGAGCATCGAGGAACAAAAGAATTTAGTCTAA